A stretch of Eubalaena glacialis isolate mEubGla1 chromosome 10, mEubGla1.1.hap2.+ XY, whole genome shotgun sequence DNA encodes these proteins:
- the LOC133099584 gene encoding olfactory receptor 4P4-like encodes MENNNNITEFILLGLSQKKEIEVLCFFLFLLCYLAILVGNLLVMISITCSQLINQPLYFFLSYLSLSDLCYTSTVTPKLITDLLTGKKTISYNGCMTQLFTMHFFGGMEVFILTGMAYDRYVAICKPLHYTVIMTRQKCAAMIAASCAGGFLHSSGQFLLVIFLPYCGPNEIDHYFCDVYPLLKLACTDTSRIGLLVIANSGLMSLVTFVVLLISYAMILYTVRSYSVKNRRKALSTCSSHITVVALFFAPLFFIYFRPATTLPEDKVFALFYTIIAPMLNPLIYTLRNMEMKNAIKKLWCHITGKRK; translated from the coding sequence atggaaaataataataacatcacAGAATTTATTCTCTTAGGACTTTCtcagaaaaaggaaattgaagtCCTCTGTTTTTTCCTGTTCTTGCTTTGTTACCTTGCAATTTTGGTCGGAAACCTACTTGTCATGATTTCTATCACCTGCAGTCAACTTATTAACCAGCCTCTGTATTTCTTCCTGAGTTACCTCTCTCTCTCAGACCTTTGCTACACCTCCACTGTGACCCCCAAGTTGATCACTGACTTGCTGACAGGAAAGAAGACCATTTCCTACAATGGCTGCATGACACAGCTTTTTACCATGCACTTCTTCGGGGGGATGGAGGTCTTCATCCTCACAGGGATGGCCTATGACCGCTATGTAGCCATCTGCAAGCCCCTGCATTACACTGTCATCATGACCAGACAGAAGTGTGCTGCCATGATCGCTGCTTCCTGTGCTGGGGGATTCCTGCATTCCTCTGGTCAGTTTCTCCTGGTCATCTTTTTACCCTACTGTGGCCCCAATGAAATAGATCATTACTTCTGTGATGTGTATCCTTTGCTGAAACTGGCCTGCACTGACACCAGCAGAATCGGTCTCCTGGTCATTGCCAATTCGGGCCTGATGAGCCTGGTGACTTTTGTGGTCTTGTTGATATCTTACGCTATGATCTTATATACTGTCAGGTCCTACTCTGTAAAGAATCGCCGCAAAGCTCTCTCCACCTGCAGTTCCCACATCACTGTGGTGGCCCTCTTTTTTGctcctttattctttatttattttcgaCCAGCAACTACTTTACCAGAAGACAAAGTGTTCGCTCTTTTCTATACTATCATTGCTCCCATGCTCAACCCTCTAATCTACACACTGAGAAACATGGAGATGAAGAACGCCATAAAGAAACTATGGTGCCATATTacaggaaaaaggaaatga
- the LOC133099583 gene encoding olfactory receptor 4P4-like, which produces MENQNNVTEFVFMGLWGNKKIEPLFFFLFLLCYLSVLMGNIIILLTITCSHLIQQPMYYFLCHLSLMDLCYTSTVVPRLVRDLAAARKNISYNNCMTQLFTAHLLVGVEMFILVSMAFDRYVAIVKPLHYMVIMNRQRCNMLIIMAWVVGFWHSIALLLMVLNLPFCGPNKLDHYICDVKPLLKLVCKDIHVVSILVIANSGMVVLAIFLALVASYIVILYNLRVRSSIGRQKALSTCSSHIMVVVLFFVPCIYTYALPAGTENKDKEISLFYTVIAPMLNPLIYTLRNMEMKIAMRKVWSKVVYSDLK; this is translated from the coding sequence ATGGAAAATCAGAACAATGTCACGGAATTTGTTTTCATGGGACTAtggggaaataagaaaatagagcCACTGttcttcttcttgtttctgctatGCTACCTGTCTGTATTAATGGGGAATATCATCATCTTACTCACAATCACCTGTAGCCATCTAATCCAACAACCGATGTACTACTTTCTCTGTCACCTTTCCCTCATGGACCTCTGCTACACCTCCACTGTGGTCCCCAGGCTAGTCAGGGACTTAGCTGCAGCAAGAAAAAACATTTCTTATAACAACTGTATGACCCAGCTCTTCACTGCCCACTTGCTGGTAGGTGTGGAAATGTTCATCTTGGTGTCCATGGCTTTTGACCGCTATGTTGCCATTGTCAAGCCTTTGCACTACATGGTCATCATGAACAGGCAGAGGTGTAACATGTTAATCATAATGGCCTGGGTTGTGGGTTTTTGGCATTCTATTGCTCTACTTCTCATGGTACTCAATTTACCTTTCTGTGGTCCTAATAAGTTAGATCACTACATATGTGATGTGAAGCCTCTTTTGAAACTGGTGTGCAAAGATATTCATGTTGTAAGTATCTTAGTGATTGCAAATTCAGGGATGGTGGTGCTTGCCATATTTCTTGCCCTAGTAGCTTCTTACATAGTCATATTATATAATCTTAGAGTACGCTCCTCTATAGGGCGACAAAAAGCTCTTTCAACCTGTAGTTCTCACATAATGGTTGTAGTTTTATTCTTTGTGCCCTGTATCTATACTTATGCTCTACCTGCAGGGACTGAGAACAAGGATAAGGAAATCTCTCTCTTTTACACTGTGATTGCCCCCATGCTGAATCCTCTCATCTATACCCTGCGAAACATGGAGATGAAAATCGCCATGCGGAAGGTATGGTCTAAAGTGGTATATTCAGATTTAAAGTAA